Genomic DNA from Lactococcus garvieae:
TTCGATAATTTTATTTGTTCAAAATTATTTTTAAAAATTTCCCGTAACTCCAAAGCATCTATTTCCGATAATATTTTTAGAACTCTACTGACCAGTTTCATTCCCATATTTTTATCTTCAAACTTATAAATCCAACAACCATTTACAAAAATTGAAGATATTCTGACATATGTATCAAACACAAGCGTTAATTTATCTAATTCATGTATTAACTTTTCTGAAAAATTCTTTTGTCCTCTTCTAATCATGGAAAGAATTGTCCGGATAACGAGTCTAATTAATAGATTTCTAAATTCAGTGATTTCTTTTAAGTATTGACTATTTTGGGATAAAATTCTCTCTATAAGGCTATATAATAAGTCAGGATTAATTTCTTCTAATGTATTCACTAGAATATACATTTCATAACTATGCCAAACCTCATAAGATTTAAGCTTATTTTCTATATAATGTACTTCATCCGTGGAAAGTTGTGCATAGCAAGCTTTTGCGGAGAGCGCAATCACTTGATTTTCTTCCATGTCGTATTTTATATTTTTACGGTATATTTTTTGGAGATTGTCCTGATCATTACTAAAATAGCTTTGCTCCATTTCTTTGAACTGTGACAGCCAGTAATCTTCCTCATCGTTATTAATCATTAACATATAAGAACGGAATGTTGTATGCATTTCTTGTAGAGCGAGATCCAACTTATCTAAAGAAATCATTGATTTACCATTTTCAAAATAAGACAAGGTTGATTTTGATAAACCTACACGTTCGAAATCACTTAAAAGTAAATGGTGCTGTAAGCGCAATTTTTTAAAGACTTCACCATATTTTTTATAAACCATAGTCCGTCCCTCCTATTTTATTATATTATATACATTTTAATCTCTTTATCTTACTTTAATTTTACCATAACCCCGCAGACTATTATTAAAAAAACAACTCAAGTTAAAAAAATTTAGTATACCATTTTAGAAGAGAATTTTCCTGTTCACTCCGCTTGTTACCAGGTGTTGTAAAACTATAACTTATAAACTTTTAGAGAAAATCTTTTTGCATAAGATATTTAATCATTGACAGTTAATTTATAAAATGATAGTATTACTATTAACAAAAAACGAAAGGAGCTGTACGCATAATGAACAACTGTTATTCTACTAAACTTTGGCAAAGATACAGGTGTATGTATGGCTTCTAAATGAATTCCATAGATACAAATTTTAGTGTACTTTCTAAAACCTGTATCTATGCAAAATATTGATGATATGAGCATAGAATATTCTATGCTTTTTTGTGTTCTAGAAAGTACTCTATCCCATTCCTAAATATAGAAAGAGAGACACTCATGAACAAAAAAACTAAATCATCAAATATTATTGCCCTCACTCCTGTGCTGATTATTATCGGTCAAATTTTAAATGTAATTACCCCCAGTATCGCTGGTATTATTCGTCCCGATTTTTCATTAGCATTTTTATTCTTATGTGTAATGATAAAGCCCACAGTAAAGCAAACTTTCTTAGCAAGTGGTCTTGTCATTATCACATCTATGGTGCTGGGAAGTAATCCGATTTTTCAAATACCCTCTGCTTTTGACCGCACTCTATCAGCTTTAGTCTGCCTGCTTATTTATAAATTAATCATCAAATCCTCTCCAAAATTATTTTTGATGAAGGTAGGTGTAACTTACTTCATTTCTACTCTCGTAAGTGGCTCTGTCTATGTTCTTTCAGTTTATTTCTTTGGCAAGCTCCTCCATATTTCTGAATTAATGATTGTCTTTAAAATGGGACTTCCCGTACTTTTCATCACGGTTGTCTCAACTGCTTTTGTGAACTATTTCTTAGGAATACTCCTCTATAAAATAGTTTCTATGATTTCAAAAGATAAATATCTTATCTCGTATTCATCACTTAAATATTAATACTCTAACACCATATCTCGAAGCATTATCCATTTTCAAGAGTAAGAGTATCTTGGCTATGAGGTGATTATTAATACTTATAGCTGAGAGATAGGAAATGAAAAAGCCTACCCTCTCGCCTTAAAAATCTCGGCCAGAAAGTATGCTTATAGAAAATATTCAATAAAGTTTTCGAGTTTATTTCATAATACAAGAGAGCGGTAGGGGAAACTACAGTTTCGTAATTCTATCCAATATCACTCTCTTGTTTAATCACTTGATTATTTAAATTCAGTAATCTTTTCAGCAGGTAAGCGTACTGATTCATAACCAGTTTCTTTAGCTTTACCAACTGACAAAATGATAACAGGGACATAGCGCTTTTCGTCCAAGCCAAAAGCTTCTGCCAACTGGTCTGACTCAAATCCTCCAATAGGATTTGTTTCATAACCATGTGCACGCGCGATTAGCATAAATTGCATCGCAGCTAAGCTAGAGTCAACTTTAACCACATCATTCATTACTTCTTTAGTAAAACTTTGATAATAAGGGATGATTGTTTCCAGTTGTTGATCTCTCACTTCAGGAGGCATTTTGCCTTCTTCCACAGCTTGGTTATAAATTTCTTCACCTAATTCATAACACAACATATCTCCAAATATAAGGACCATGGCCGAAGAAGTTTCGTTTTGGCGGGTATTAAAGCGAATCAAAGGCTTTAGCTTTTCCTTTTCTTCATCGCTTTCAACCACTACAAAGCGCCAAGGTTGCATATTTACAGATGATGGTGCTGTTGTTGCCTCTTGAATCATTTCTAACATTTCTTCATGTGAGATTTTATATGTTTCATCATAAACTCGTACTGATTTTCTGCCAAAAGTGATTTCTGAGAAATCGTTATTTACTCTATTCGTTGTCATTTATTTTTCCTTTTCTTCTGTTAACCTTGTCAATAACTCAAGAAACAAACTTTCTTCCTGAGCTGTGAAAGGCAACTTTAATTTATTTTCTGAAGAGTTATACTCTCTTTCACAGGATTCCAAAGCTTCTTTTGAACATTCTGTGATAGTTACAAAAACTTCTCGATTATTTTGTTTATTTCTTTCACGAGCGACGTAACCTTTGGTTTCTAGTATTTTCAAGTGCCGTGTAATGGCAGCACTATCTATTTTTAAATTGTTTTGTAATTCTCCCTGAGAACATTGCCCGTTCTCTTTCAAAAACATCATGAGTTCATAACGAGTAATACTGAAGCCAGTCTCTTTTTCAAACTTTGTCGTCATCTCTTGATTTGCAAGTTTGAGCTGATAAAAGAGCTGGCTCATCTGTCTAAGGTCCATATCGCCTCCTTCTTAATTGACCGGTCAATTGTTGACTAGTCAATAATACTATAATAAATTTTTTTTGTAAAATATTTTGATTGATTCTCTTATTAATATAAGTTAAGCTGTTAATATTGTGAAGTATCGCTCCGCTCATATAAAAAAGATTAGCCAAAGGGCTAATCTTTTTTATTTATAGATAAGTCTTGTTTTTATCTCTGAGTCAATCTTTTACTAAAAAGCATAGCGGTTAAGTCTGTTTTACTTTTTCCAATTTTTAACTGAATATCACGCGCGCCTTCTAAAACGAAACCTTTGTGTTCATAAAATTGGTAAGTACATCCCGAATCTGTATATAAAAATATTTCTTTACCTGGTTCTCGTGCTTCTAGTTCTTTCAGCAAAGTTGTACCCACACCTTTTATTTTTTTATCTGGATCGGCAGCTAAGAATAAAATTTCACCATCAGGCTGTGTTTTGCTTTTGTAGATATTCAGAAGGTCCTTATTTGTGGCTTCATATGTCCCGAGGCCACCACTTGCATAAAGAGATTGTAAGAAGCCAAAAGCTTTTATATATAGCTTTTGTCCCAAAGTTTGCTTAATTTTCGGTTCTCCATAAACTTCTGCGAGCAATAAACCAACCAATTCATCCTCCATATAGGCTGCAATAACTTGGGTGGCCTTTGATAATTCTAGATAGAGGAAGTATTTACCATACATATTGATGATAGATGGATTTTCCCCATATCGGTCAAAGCTCATGCCCTTTACAGCAAATTTTATAGCTTTTTGGTAATCTTTTTGGTCTAATTCACGTATTTCAAGCTTCATCTTCCTTATCCTCCATTACTTTTCGGGCATTTTGTAATAAACTATCTGTGAAAATTTTCGTACTTTCAAGAAATTTTTGAGCATTGTCTAATCCGAATTCCTCTATTACACGAGTCTCAAAAAGATCCGTTTGACCTTGAATTTCCTCAAACACTTCTCTGCCTTTATCGGTAAAAATGATAAACTTCTCTTTAGCATTTTTTCCCTTAGTTAACT
This window encodes:
- a CDS encoding MarR family winged helix-turn-helix transcriptional regulator, with the translated sequence MHHRDLMTEFSTALGKVDTAYALVAQRYNLTFNGLMTLYIVDEKNEVTQKEISDTLFLPKSTVHSLLLKLQKQEILELTKGKNAKEKFIIFTDKGREVFEEIQGQTDLFETRVIEEFGLDNAQKFLESTKIFTDSLLQNARKVMEDKEDEA
- a CDS encoding GNAT family N-acetyltransferase, giving the protein MKLEIRELDQKDYQKAIKFAVKGMSFDRYGENPSIINMYGKYFLYLELSKATQVIAAYMEDELVGLLLAEVYGEPKIKQTLGQKLYIKAFGFLQSLYASGGLGTYEATNKDLLNIYKSKTQPDGEILFLAADPDKKIKGVGTTLLKELEAREPGKEIFLYTDSGCTYQFYEHKGFVLEGARDIQLKIGKSKTDLTAMLFSKRLTQR
- a CDS encoding nitroreductase family protein; the protein is MTTNRVNNDFSEITFGRKSVRVYDETYKISHEEMLEMIQEATTAPSSVNMQPWRFVVVESDEEKEKLKPLIRFNTRQNETSSAMVLIFGDMLCYELGEEIYNQAVEEGKMPPEVRDQQLETIIPYYQSFTKEVMNDVVKVDSSLAAMQFMLIARAHGYETNPIGGFESDQLAEAFGLDEKRYVPVIILSVGKAKETGYESVRLPAEKITEFK
- a CDS encoding MarR family winged helix-turn-helix transcriptional regulator gives rise to the protein MDLRQMSQLFYQLKLANQEMTTKFEKETGFSITRYELMMFLKENGQCSQGELQNNLKIDSAAITRHLKILETKGYVARERNKQNNREVFVTITECSKEALESCEREYNSSENKLKLPFTAQEESLFLELLTRLTEEKEK
- a CDS encoding tryptophan transporter, whose protein sequence is MNKKTKSSNIIALTPVLIIIGQILNVITPSIAGIIRPDFSLAFLFLCVMIKPTVKQTFLASGLVIITSMVLGSNPIFQIPSAFDRTLSALVCLLIYKLIIKSSPKLFLMKVGVTYFISTLVSGSVYVLSVYFFGKLLHISELMIVFKMGLPVLFITVVSTAFVNYFLGILLYKIVSMISKDKYLISYSSLKY
- a CDS encoding Rgg/GadR/MutR family transcriptional regulator; translation: MVYKKYGEVFKKLRLQHHLLLSDFERVGLSKSTLSYFENGKSMISLDKLDLALQEMHTTFRSYMLMINNDEEDYWLSQFKEMEQSYFSNDQDNLQKIYRKNIKYDMEENQVIALSAKACYAQLSTDEVHYIENKLKSYEVWHSYEMYILVNTLEEINPDLLYSLIERILSQNSQYLKEITEFRNLLIRLVIRTILSMIRRGQKNFSEKLIHELDKLTLVFDTYVRISSIFVNGCWIYKFEDKNMGMKLVSRVLKILSEIDALELREIFKNNFEQIKLSNGN